From a region of the Sporosarcina ureilytica genome:
- the dptF gene encoding DNA phosphorothioation-dependent restriction protein DptF, which yields MNKKVWHPLLDFLEMDAGEESGVSEWIDSGETDLLTMDVAVQLQGAFLAISKYRMRNLAMLHQKPRIADSSFQHNNLYHAWLNIHKMFHCSKEELSDALKLNGFFEDIFTLPLTKQRKAEFVETYERFLQAVFELETQQEQTESVGKTEPEESIRLKQEVEQETVASLETTVLVEESSSFQSPKTFIEQLTVLQTSSIESVVHADVFTNFQHYMHVERPIQKQFIAALETAEASSEANLIMLCGSVGDGKSHLISYVQEAFPKLLNSDSCFIHNDSTESYNYSEDELETLERVLAPFEEGALAPKTTVIAINLGVLHNFYMKHEHTGNFEKVLRVIKKSEVFTTQQDYYYEENDHATLLNFAGVQPYELSVEGIQSSFFNDIIERVSRPSNENPFYRLWEKEWNAGERTAAHINYHLLQDEKMRHALVKVLVEAMIKRKLFLSTRALYNLLYDVLVPLDNKHTVQPEQLLPYLLFERPDRSDLLHALHELDPIKRRDERFDERLSEYMLTSEPIAMIKQYLTDDESYLKLWESEDYMDESYLKLFLRHYYLLNHDHLNERYHQFLTYLYHYYIGEGGVIGDFFDYLDQVVRSWIGSPIDGYLYIQPLSKNEYSVAVPFKGEQDIGEQYGQFHNEDTLSRFMPELTVGYNVEDTPVLISLDYTLFELIIHVAEGLRPGQQDYNEAIQFMEFYKELIRQTDQTNDLIIVHRETNHIMRIKKPRFARGGKTYEVETVK from the coding sequence TCCATTATTAGATTTTCTTGAAATGGATGCAGGTGAAGAATCAGGCGTATCTGAGTGGATAGATTCAGGGGAAACGGATTTATTAACAATGGATGTAGCGGTTCAATTGCAGGGAGCATTTTTAGCAATATCTAAATATCGCATGAGGAATTTAGCAATGTTACACCAAAAGCCACGGATAGCAGACTCTTCCTTCCAACATAACAATTTATACCATGCATGGTTAAATATACATAAAATGTTTCATTGTTCTAAAGAAGAGTTAAGTGATGCATTAAAATTAAATGGTTTTTTTGAAGATATATTCACACTCCCTTTAACAAAACAACGTAAGGCAGAATTTGTGGAAACTTACGAACGCTTTTTACAAGCAGTATTTGAACTAGAGACACAGCAGGAACAAACAGAATCAGTGGGAAAAACAGAACCTGAAGAAAGCATTCGACTTAAGCAAGAAGTGGAGCAAGAAACTGTTGCATCATTGGAGACTACTGTTCTAGTCGAAGAATCATCAAGTTTCCAATCACCAAAAACATTTATTGAACAATTAACTGTACTTCAGACTTCTTCTATTGAGTCTGTCGTACACGCAGATGTATTTACAAATTTTCAACATTATATGCACGTTGAACGACCAATTCAAAAGCAGTTTATTGCTGCATTAGAAACTGCTGAAGCATCTTCAGAAGCGAATCTAATTATGTTGTGCGGTAGTGTCGGGGACGGGAAAAGTCACTTAATCTCTTATGTCCAAGAAGCATTCCCTAAGTTATTAAATAGTGATTCGTGTTTTATTCATAATGACTCAACCGAATCGTATAACTATTCAGAGGATGAGCTAGAAACGCTAGAAAGAGTCCTCGCTCCATTTGAAGAGGGAGCATTAGCGCCTAAAACGACAGTCATCGCAATTAACCTTGGTGTCCTTCACAACTTTTATATGAAACACGAACATACAGGGAATTTTGAAAAGGTCCTTAGGGTCATTAAGAAATCTGAAGTATTTACGACACAACAAGACTATTATTACGAGGAAAATGATCATGCTACTTTGCTAAACTTTGCTGGGGTACAACCTTATGAGCTATCAGTTGAAGGAATCCAGTCCAGTTTTTTCAATGACATTATTGAAAGAGTTTCACGACCATCAAATGAAAACCCATTTTATCGTTTATGGGAAAAAGAATGGAATGCGGGTGAACGAACAGCTGCTCATATAAACTATCACTTATTACAAGATGAGAAAATGCGCCATGCGCTTGTGAAAGTATTAGTTGAAGCAATGATAAAGAGAAAGCTCTTTTTATCAACACGTGCCTTGTACAATCTACTTTACGATGTGTTAGTCCCGTTAGACAATAAGCATACAGTTCAACCTGAGCAACTATTGCCGTATTTATTGTTTGAAAGACCTGATCGCTCAGACTTATTGCATGCATTGCATGAGTTAGATCCGATAAAGCGAAGAGATGAGCGATTTGATGAACGGTTAAGTGAATATATGTTAACTTCAGAACCTATCGCGATGATCAAGCAATATTTAACGGATGATGAATCGTATTTAAAACTTTGGGAATCAGAAGATTATATGGATGAAAGCTATTTAAAGTTATTTCTCCGTCATTACTATTTATTGAATCACGATCACTTAAACGAACGTTACCACCAATTTTTAACATACCTCTATCATTATTATATTGGTGAAGGTGGGGTAATCGGAGACTTTTTCGACTATCTAGATCAAGTAGTTAGAAGTTGGATTGGTTCACCAATCGACGGTTATTTATATATTCAACCGCTATCAAAAAATGAGTATTCTGTGGCAGTACCGTTTAAAGGGGAGCAAGATATAGGCGAGCAGTATGGACAGTTCCACAATGAAGATACGCTCAGTAGGTTTATGCCAGAACTAACAGTAGGGTATAACGTGGAAGATACCCCTGTATTAATATCATTAGACTATACTTTATTTGAACTAATCATTCATGTTGCTGAAGGACTTAGACCTGGTCAGCAAGACTACAATGAAGCAATTCAATTTATGGAGTTTTATAAAGAGTTGATTCGACAAACTGATCAAACGAATGACTTAATTATTGTACATCGCGAAACAAATCATATAATGCGGATTAAGAAACCGCGTTTTGCTCGCGGAGGAAAAACGTATGAGGTGGAGACAGTAAAATGA
- the dptG gene encoding DNA phosphorothioation-dependent restriction protein DptG: protein MTSYTIQSDRVNRLMGVDIEKKKYSNGRRGRVHLLPFPTRNDRTEFENGFMPVVAGAMRKLYGEEIEIEGHATRTEDVLQSIQFREETTERRFENYLEKELQNISSGQIQDLSQLKFIPLSSEERARKGELDLAHFVHDTFLAPYAEEFIEKLNELEPQNILLNLLSTETEQPTKGVDRLYGNHLPRIARQFREDFLLLLKHPSFCMQYIDLLFVHYTYIVITQLVLQVSRFEQFNEENWIDLYFFYQEEKAARWRDGYKWGYRRVQTEMANFFAHEHLLNIVSEVSFTDERNLLYHDIAQNLKGEEAEAQYIESVNSWMKEVYIPLREVSRNYQEPSTVTGLYQEMFEQIKPNISNEINSRYPKGLDELFNKYFYKHGGSLGKLNSLNQRQVLLLVAISVGESRLELNRLWDELEIRGVYLDHKTREVIVELLDGLNYIEKKSDSGDAQYVKPIL, encoded by the coding sequence ATGACAAGTTATACTATCCAAAGCGACCGCGTAAATCGATTAATGGGCGTAGACATAGAAAAGAAGAAATATAGTAATGGGCGTCGCGGAAGAGTACATTTACTCCCTTTTCCTACAAGAAATGATCGTACAGAATTTGAAAATGGCTTCATGCCAGTAGTTGCAGGGGCAATGCGTAAGTTATATGGCGAAGAAATTGAGATAGAAGGCCATGCTACTCGGACAGAAGATGTATTACAAAGCATCCAATTTAGAGAAGAAACAACAGAGCGAAGGTTCGAAAATTACTTAGAGAAGGAATTGCAAAATATTTCCAGCGGACAAATACAGGATTTGTCTCAATTGAAATTTATCCCATTGTCTTCAGAGGAGAGGGCTAGGAAAGGAGAACTCGATTTAGCTCATTTTGTACATGATACGTTTTTAGCGCCTTATGCTGAAGAATTTATAGAAAAACTAAATGAATTAGAACCACAAAATATTTTGCTTAATTTACTTTCTACTGAAACGGAACAACCTACAAAAGGTGTTGATAGATTATATGGCAATCACTTACCACGTATCGCCCGGCAATTTAGGGAAGACTTTTTACTTTTGTTAAAACATCCAAGTTTTTGCATGCAGTATATTGACTTGTTATTCGTACATTATACATACATTGTCATCACACAATTAGTCTTGCAAGTAAGTCGATTTGAACAATTCAACGAGGAGAATTGGATAGATTTATATTTCTTCTATCAAGAAGAGAAAGCAGCACGTTGGAGAGATGGCTATAAGTGGGGATATCGTCGCGTTCAAACAGAGATGGCTAATTTCTTTGCCCACGAGCACTTACTGAATATCGTTAGTGAAGTAAGTTTTACAGATGAGCGTAATCTTCTTTACCATGATATTGCACAGAATTTAAAAGGTGAAGAAGCGGAAGCTCAATATATTGAATCCGTAAATAGCTGGATGAAAGAAGTTTATATCCCTTTACGTGAAGTGTCACGTAATTATCAAGAACCTTCAACCGTAACAGGTTTATATCAAGAGATGTTTGAACAAATAAAACCAAATATCTCTAATGAAATTAACAGTCGATATCCTAAAGGACTCGATGAATTATTCAACAAATACTTCTATAAGCACGGAGGATCGCTTGGTAAGTTAAATAGTTTGAACCAAAGGCAAGTACTCTTGCTTGTTGCGATATCTGTTGGAGAGAGTCGTTTAGAGTTAAATAGATTATGGGATGAACTGGAAATCCGTGGTGTTTACTTAGACCACAAGACTCGTGAAGTGATTGTCGAGTTATTAGACGGGTTAAATTATATTGAAAAGAAGAGTGATAGTGGAGATGCTCAATATGTCAAACCAATTTTATGA